The following nucleotide sequence is from Natronosalvus caseinilyticus.
AGAACCTGCCCGAACTCGTGCCGTTCATGACCGACACCTACACGCCCCAGGCGGTCAACCAGGCGCGGTCGTCCTTCGAGGAGAAGGTCCGAAAGTCGGGCGCGACCTTCCTCTACGGCGCGATGTGTGACTTCTTCACCGCGGAGGAACTTGACGACGTCATGTACGAGGCCACCGAGGTCGCGAAGTTCCTCCTCGAGGTCGAGGGCGTCGACCTCTCCGTCGAGGACGAACTCGAGGCCGAAGAGCGAATCTCGAGCGTGATGCGCGAGGTTCGCGAGGCGAGCAAGGAACTTCGAGAGGAAGAAACGTAGGTGACCCCACCCCCGGGTACCGAGTTATCGATCCGTTCGAGTCCACGGCTCTCACTCGTAGAGCGACACGTCTTTCCCACCGTGGGCGACACTGTGGTGTATGAGCACCGAGCCAAAGCAGGAACTCACCAGCGTCGACCTCGCGGCGCTCGTCGGTGAACTCGGATCCTACGAGGGGGCCAAAGTCGACAAGGCCTACCTCTACGGCGACGACCTCGTTCGCCTCAAGATGCGTGACTTCGACCGCGGTCGGGTCGAACTCATGCTCGAGGTCGGTGACCGCAAACGCGTCCACACCGTCTCGCCCGAGCGGGTGCCGGACGCGCCGGGTCGCCCGCCACAGTTCGCGATGATGCTTCGCAACCGGCTCTCGGGGGCGGACTTCGTCGGCGTCGAGCAGTACGAGTTCGACCGCATCCTCGAGTTCGTCTTCGACCGGGAGGACGGGATGACGCGGATCATCGTCGAACTGTTCGGCCAGGGCAACGTCGCCGTCACTGACCGCGAGTACGAGGTGATCGACTCCCTCGAGACCGTCCGGCTGAAGTCCAGGACGGTCGTTCCGGGCTCGCGATACGAGTTCCCGGAGTCTCGCGTCAATCCGCTTACCGTCTCGCGGGAGGCCTTCGCCCAGCAGATGGACGACTCCGATACGGACGTCGTCCGGACGCTCGCGACCCAGCTCAACTTCGGCGGCCTCTACGCCGAGGAACTGTGTACCCGCGCGGGCGTCGAGAAGACCCTCGACATCCACGATGCGGGCGAGGACGAGTACGAACGGATCTACCAGGCAATCGAGCGACTGGCGCTCGACCTGCGAAACGCCACGCTCGAGCCGCGGGTGTATCTCGAGCGTGGCGACGGCAGTGGTAACTCCGAGAGTAACGACGAGGATGGCGACAACGGCGGCGGGAACAGCGGCGACGAAGGCGGCGATGGAGCGACCGCCACAAACGACGACGCCCGCGTCGTCGACGTCACCCCGTTCCCGCTCGAGGAACACGAAAGCCTCGCCAGCGAGCCCCACGAGACGTTCAACGGCGCCCTCGAGGAGTACTTCTTCCGGCTGGACCTCGACGCCGACGAGCCGGACCCGCGCGACCAGCGTCCGGACTTCGAGGAACAGATCGCCAAGCACCAGCGGATCATCGACCAGCAGGAGGGCGCAATCGCGGGCTTCGACGAGCAAGCCGAGGCCGAACGCGAGAAGGCCGAGTTGCTGTACGCCAACTACGGCACGGTCGACGACCTCCTGTCGACCGTCCGCTCGGCCCGCGACGATGGCGTTCCCTGGGGCGAAATCGCCGGCCGACTCGACGAGGCCAAAGAACAGGGGATGGACGCCGCCCAGCCGTTCGTCGACGTCAATGGGAAGGAGGGGACGGTGACGATTCGCCTCGAGGACCAGCCGATCACGCTCCTCGTCGAGGACGGCGTCGAGAAGAACGCCGACCGCCTCTACACGGAGGCAAAGCGCATCGCCGAGAAGAAGGAGGGTGCCCTGGCGGCGATCGAGGACACCCGCGAGGAACTCGCGGAGATCGAGCGTCGGCGTGACGAGTGGGAAGCCGACGACGGCGACGAAGAAACCGACGAGGAGGACGACGACGACCGCGACTGGCTCGCCGAACCCTCCGTCCCGATTCGCCAGAACGAGCAGTGGTACGAGCGATTCCGGTGGTTCCGGACCAGCGACGACTACCTCGTGATCGGCGGGCGGAACGCCGACCAGAACGAGGAACTCGTCAAGAAGTACCTCGAGCGTGGCGACCGCGTGTTACACACCCAGGCCCACGGGGGGCCGGTCACGGTCCTGAAGGCCACCGATCCCAGCGAGGCGTCCTCGGGCGACATCGAGATTCCCGACTCGAGCGTCGAGGAGGCGGCCCAGTTCGCAGTGTCGTACTCCTCAGTCTGGAAGGACGGCCGGTACGCAGGCGACGTCTACGTCGTCGACTCCGACCAGGTGTCGAAGACGCCCGAGAGCGGTGAGTACCTCGAGAAGGGCGGGTTCGCGATTCGCGGCGACCGAACCTACCTGGACGACACGCCGGTGGGCGTCGCGGTCGGCATCCAGTGTGAGCCGTACACGCGAGTCGTCGGCGGGCCGCCGTCGGCGATTGAGGGTCAAGCGGTGACGACGATCGAGGTCGAACCCGGACGGTTCGCGCAGGCCGACGCCGCGAAGCGCATCTACCGCGAACTCCGCGAGCGCTTCGCGGACGAATCGTTCGTCAGAAAGATCGCGAGCCCCGATCAGATCGCGCACTTCCTGCCGCCGGGCGGGAGCCGCCTGCTCGAGGAGTAGTGTTCGACGCGCGATCCCGTTCAGTGGGGCGCAGATGAGGTACCCCGACTTCGACCTAACATCGACGGTCGGGTCGTCTGTCGTCCGTCGTCCGTCGTCCGTATTCGACTACGCTTCGCTGTGGTGTGACTGGCTGCCACAAGCGGTGGATGAGTCACAGTCGGGTCGCGGGGTGAGTCGGACCGACTCGGGCCCGTCGAGGTGTACCGTGTACCGGCCGTACTCGAACGAGATCGAGAGGGAGTCGTTCGTCGATCGAAAGATGTCCTCGAGTGCACCGACGTCGATTGCGTCGTGGAGCGGTGGGTCGACGTCGAGCGGGTCGATGCCCTCTCGCGTGGCGATGGCTTCGACGATCCGATAGCCGATATCGTGGTCTTCTTGCATATCTGTGGTGGCTACAACCGACGATAAATATCCCGGTGATCGTTGGGTGATAGGTGTCTGACGTTCGGCATGCTTCTGCCAGACGCTGCTGTATCGAGCGGGTGCCTCAGCGGATCGAAGCCGAACACGTGCGATCTGTCTTCGAAATCCGGCACCACTTGACCGAGTGGGGTGACTTATGCACGCTCGAGCCAAGTGGCGACCATGAGCAGCGACGACGCGTTCGACCACGGTAAGGACGAGCGGCTGACCAGCCGCGACGTGACCGAGGGGGCCGACCGGGCGCCCCACCGGGCGATGTTTCGGGCGATGGGATTCGACGACGAGGATTTCGGTTCGCCGATGATCGGGGTGGCGAACCCCGCCGCGGACATCACGCCCTGTAACGTCCACCTCGACGACGTGGCCGACTCGGCGCTCGACGGGATCGACGAGGCCGGCGGGATGCCCATCGAGTTCGGCACGATCACCATCTCCGACGCCATTTCGATGGGAACCGAGGGGATGAAAGCCTCGCTCATTTCGCGGGAACTCATCGCCGACAGCGTCGAACTCGTCAGCTTCGGCGAGCGGATGGACGGTCTCGTCACCGTCGCCGGTTGCGACAAGAACCTCCCCGGGATGATGATGGCTGCGATCCGAACCGATCTCCCCTCCGTTTTCCTCTATGGGGGCTCGATCATGCCCGGCCAGCACGAGGGCCGGGACGTGACCATCGTCCAGGTGTTCGAGGGCGTCGGCGCGTACGGAACCGGGGAGATGGACGAGGACGAACTCGACGACCTCGAGCGTCACGCCTGCCCCGGTGCCGGTTCCTGCGGTGGGATGTTCACGGCGAACACGATGGCCTCGATTTCGGAGGCGCTCGGGCTGGCTCCGCTGGGAAGCGCCTCGCCGCCCGCCGAGGACGAAGCGCGCTACGAGGTCGCCAGACGTGCGGGCGAACTCGCTCTCGAGTGTATCGAGGAGGATCGCCGCCCCTCGGACATCGTCACGCGCGAATCCTTCGAGAACGCCATCGCCCTCCAGACCGCCATCGGGGGGTCGACCAACGGCGTCCTCCACCTGCTCGCGCTCGCCCGTGAGGCGGACGTCGACCTCGAGATCGGCGACTTCGACGAGATCTCGCGGCGGACGCCAAAGATCGCCGACCTCCAGCCCGGGGGGACGCGCGTGATGAACGACCTCCACGAACTCGGGGGCGTCCCGGTCGTCCTTCGCCGACTGCTCGAGGCCGACCTGCTCCACGGCGACGCCATGACCGTCACCGGCCGGACGATTGCCGAGGAACTCGCTCACCTCGAGGAAATCGGCGACCTGCCAGCGAACGACGCCGACCTCGAGGCGGACTTCCTCTACACGGTCGACGAGCCGAAGGAAGAAGAGGGTGCGATCAAGATCCTGGAGGGCAACCTCGCCCCCGACGGGGCCGTGTTGAAGGTGACCGGGGACGACGCCTTTCACCACGAGGGCCCGGCCCGGATCTTCGAGCACGAGGAGGACGCCATGGCCTACGTTCAGGAGGGTCACATCGAGAGCGGCGACGTGATCGTCATCCGCAACGAGGGCCCCCGCGGCGGCCCCGGCATGCGCGAGATGCTCGGCGTCACCGCGGCCGTCGTCGGCGCAGGTCACGAAGACGACGTCGCGCTCATCACCGACGGTCGGTTCTCCGGAGGCACCAGGGGCCCGATGATCGGCCACATCGCCCCAGAAGCCTTCGTCGGCGGCCCTATCGGCCTGCTCGAGGACGGAGACGAGATCACGGTCGACATTCCCAACCGGACGCTCGAGGTCGACCTCGACGACGCGGAACTCGAGGTCCGACGCGAGGCGTGGGATCGTCCCGATCCGGTCTACGACGGGGGCGTCCTGGCGAAGTACTGTCGGGACTTCGACTCGGCGTCGAACGGCGCCGTGACGAATCCGCGGCTCACTCGAGACTGAGCGGGTGCGGGCGGCGTTCTCTCACCGACGGACGTCCGTTTCGCCGAACTATCTGTTCGCACACGCGCTCTACCAACCCCGACCCTCGCCCCGTCATCATCTCAGAAATTCATTGTGAGTATTGAAATCCCCCGGTGTCGTCTTCAGAACCGGGGTGATCGCCTTGCGCGAGCACAACCGCGTCATGGCCGTGTGCGAACGCTGCGAGTCGGTATACGCAGCGAAAAAGCTCCAGAGCGGTCGTATCCGCCCGATCGGAACGCACTCCTGTCGGTGTGGATCCGAACACTTCCGAGCGATCAGGTGAATTGCCTCGCCACAACCATCGCGAACGCCCCTTTCACGTCGTGACGGTACACTCGACCAGTCGACGGGCTGGCGCGTGACGATATTACTCCACTCGAATATGCGACGGATGTTTTCCACCCTCGAGCATACAGTGTGTGGCCGATACCGACCTCTGTCTCGACCACCGTGGGTGAGCCGATAGCGTAAACCGTCGATACAACCAGCACGGATAGTTGTGTTGGTTAGTTGTTATTACAATATCATTGACTACAAATTAGTTCGAATGTATTTTTATATACGATGGTGAACGCTATTGCCTTACTTAATTTGCTATTCACTTAACATATGGTTGTCTCGACCGAAACGTTCATCTTTGAGTGAGTGTCACGTGAAAACGGATGTCACGGGACACGCACCCAGTTGACAGACGAACAGTGTTGAAAGCAGTGGGCGGCACGCTCGCGACCGCCGGGGTCTCCGGGCTGGCAGCGGCCGATCCAGACGACGTCGTCGAGGTCAACGTCGGCTTCTCGAACGGCCGCGGTCGAACCGCGGCGCTCGAGGCGGCCTCGGACACGGTTCGCGAGTTCGCGTTCGACGCGGTGACGATTCGGGTACCCAAACGGGCCGTCTCCGGGCTACAGAGAAACCCCAACGTACGATACGTCGAGGAGAACGGCGAGATGCACGCGCTCGCCCAATCCACACCGTGGGGGATCGATCGCGTGGATGCGGACGTCGCACACGACAACGGTGAGACCGGCGCCGGGGCCGACGTCGCAATTCTCGACACCGGAATCGACTCCGATCACCCCGACCTGCAGGCCAACCTGGGCGAAGGTAGGGCGTTCGTGAGTTGCAAGGGCGGTCCGAACGTGTGTGCCGAAGACTGGGACGACGACAACGACCACGGCACCCACTGTGCTGGGACCGCCGACGCCGTCGACAACAACGAAGGCGTCGTCGGTGTCTCCACCGAGGCGACGCTACACGCGGTCAAGGTACTGGACAAGCGCGGAAGTGGATCGTTCTCCGACATCGCAGCCGGTGTCGAGTACGTCGCCGACAAAGGCTGGGACGTCGCCAGCCTCAGCCTCGGCGCGAGTTCCGGCTCCCAGACCCTCAGAGACGCCGGCCAGTACGCGTACAACAACGGCGTGTTGCTCGTCGCCGCTGCGGGCAATTCCGGCCCGTGTACCGACTGCGTCGGCTACCCGGCCGCCTATCCAGAGTTCATCGCCGTTAGCGCGACCAGCGAGGACGACTCGCTGGCGAATTTCTCTTCGACCGGCTCCGAGGTCGAGATCGCCGCACCCGGCGAGGACGTCAACTCGACGGTCCCTGGCGGCGGCTACGACACGTTCTCCGGAACCTCGATGGCCTGCCCGCACGTTGCCGGCGCGGGCGGCCAGTTGATGGCTAACGGCTACACGAACACCGAAGCCCGCCAGCAATTGAAAGACACGGCCGAGGACATCGGCCTCGCGGACAACGAGCAGGGAAGCGGCCTGCTCGACGTCGCCGCGGCGCTCGGTCTCTCGAGCTAAACGGATCGGTCCCCGTTTCGTCGTCGCTCGGTACGCGACTCGTTTTCAGTGAGCCGTTGCGGACGTCGTGATAGTCAACTCGAGGGCGTAAACGGGTGAACGGATACGGAATGGAGTCAGACGTGGTTCTTTTCGCGGTCAATCGTCGTCTTCAGACATCACCCGGTCGGCAATCGTCTCCCGTCCTGGCGTGTCGAGTCAGCTACGGAACAATAGCAATTAACAAAAGTTCTGTGTCGCATATACTTCTCCGTCATCGCTAATGTGTAGACCAAGCCCCTGCTGGTGCCACTCTGTCCGGAGAATATTCTCACGGTGTCCTGGTGAATTCATCCATTCTTTCACAAGATGTTTTGCTAGTTCCTCCTCATCCGTGATTCGAACTGTGCTTCCCTTGTAGGACGCTCTAACTCGTTCATGAACGAACGTTTGCGCGATGTTCTCGCCTCCAGCGCCACATTGATATCCATAATCACGATACCGATCCATGACGTCCTGCCCATTTGGATCCACGTGATCGAAATAGTCTCGAGTATCCATGTCCTTGCTGTGCTTGGAAGCTATAATAGCGAGATCGTCATCATAGGCCAATGAATCAGCACCATGCTCTGTTCGCACCTGATTAATCTCCTCGTGAAAGATACGTTCGACTTCTGCTTCATCAAACGATTGGTCGTCACGGAGATCATTTGTCAGCCCCTCTAAATGGTCCGTCTCGTCGTTCAGGTAAACGAAGCCTCCCGCGACA
It contains:
- a CDS encoding DUF5806 family protein, yielding MDDEPEQGTDRSSEDRDETATSEPPMPGVPDPDAVDQDDEIPADVQKYARFQKMDGAQYDRVNEFLRDRTYVTAREWAIARLCSDFRTETGVEMTKIGENLPELVPFMTDTYTPQAVNQARSSFEEKVRKSGATFLYGAMCDFFTAEELDDVMYEATEVAKFLLEVEGVDLSVEDELEAEERISSVMREVREASKELREEET
- the rqcH gene encoding ribosome rescue protein RqcH, coding for MSTEPKQELTSVDLAALVGELGSYEGAKVDKAYLYGDDLVRLKMRDFDRGRVELMLEVGDRKRVHTVSPERVPDAPGRPPQFAMMLRNRLSGADFVGVEQYEFDRILEFVFDREDGMTRIIVELFGQGNVAVTDREYEVIDSLETVRLKSRTVVPGSRYEFPESRVNPLTVSREAFAQQMDDSDTDVVRTLATQLNFGGLYAEELCTRAGVEKTLDIHDAGEDEYERIYQAIERLALDLRNATLEPRVYLERGDGSGNSESNDEDGDNGGGNSGDEGGDGATATNDDARVVDVTPFPLEEHESLASEPHETFNGALEEYFFRLDLDADEPDPRDQRPDFEEQIAKHQRIIDQQEGAIAGFDEQAEAEREKAELLYANYGTVDDLLSTVRSARDDGVPWGEIAGRLDEAKEQGMDAAQPFVDVNGKEGTVTIRLEDQPITLLVEDGVEKNADRLYTEAKRIAEKKEGALAAIEDTREELAEIERRRDEWEADDGDEETDEEDDDDRDWLAEPSVPIRQNEQWYERFRWFRTSDDYLVIGGRNADQNEELVKKYLERGDRVLHTQAHGGPVTVLKATDPSEASSGDIEIPDSSVEEAAQFAVSYSSVWKDGRYAGDVYVVDSDQVSKTPESGEYLEKGGFAIRGDRTYLDDTPVGVAVGIQCEPYTRVVGGPPSAIEGQAVTTIEVEPGRFAQADAAKRIYRELRERFADESFVRKIASPDQIAHFLPPGGSRLLEE
- a CDS encoding HalOD1 output domain-containing protein, whose product is MQEDHDIGYRIVEAIATREGIDPLDVDPPLHDAIDVGALEDIFRSTNDSLSISFEYGRYTVHLDGPESVRLTPRPDCDSSTACGSQSHHSEA
- the ilvD gene encoding dihydroxy-acid dehydratase; the protein is MSSDDAFDHGKDERLTSRDVTEGADRAPHRAMFRAMGFDDEDFGSPMIGVANPAADITPCNVHLDDVADSALDGIDEAGGMPIEFGTITISDAISMGTEGMKASLISRELIADSVELVSFGERMDGLVTVAGCDKNLPGMMMAAIRTDLPSVFLYGGSIMPGQHEGRDVTIVQVFEGVGAYGTGEMDEDELDDLERHACPGAGSCGGMFTANTMASISEALGLAPLGSASPPAEDEARYEVARRAGELALECIEEDRRPSDIVTRESFENAIALQTAIGGSTNGVLHLLALAREADVDLEIGDFDEISRRTPKIADLQPGGTRVMNDLHELGGVPVVLRRLLEADLLHGDAMTVTGRTIAEELAHLEEIGDLPANDADLEADFLYTVDEPKEEEGAIKILEGNLAPDGAVLKVTGDDAFHHEGPARIFEHEEDAMAYVQEGHIESGDVIVIRNEGPRGGPGMREMLGVTAAVVGAGHEDDVALITDGRFSGGTRGPMIGHIAPEAFVGGPIGLLEDGDEITVDIPNRTLEVDLDDAELEVRREAWDRPDPVYDGGVLAKYCRDFDSASNGAVTNPRLTRD
- a CDS encoding S8 family peptidase, with the translated sequence MSRDTHPVDRRTVLKAVGGTLATAGVSGLAAADPDDVVEVNVGFSNGRGRTAALEAASDTVREFAFDAVTIRVPKRAVSGLQRNPNVRYVEENGEMHALAQSTPWGIDRVDADVAHDNGETGAGADVAILDTGIDSDHPDLQANLGEGRAFVSCKGGPNVCAEDWDDDNDHGTHCAGTADAVDNNEGVVGVSTEATLHAVKVLDKRGSGSFSDIAAGVEYVADKGWDVASLSLGASSGSQTLRDAGQYAYNNGVLLVAAAGNSGPCTDCVGYPAAYPEFIAVSATSEDDSLANFSSTGSEVEIAAPGEDVNSTVPGGGYDTFSGTSMACPHVAGAGGQLMANGYTNTEARQQLKDTAEDIGLADNEQGSGLLDVAAALGLSS
- a CDS encoding CAP domain-containing protein, which translates into the protein MNPSPGTKVDGSLSKETAEPDLNHSQQSLFSRIIDETMNVVFFPVFLIIGVLMLILGLPVRIIKGVSRFIRMYSTPILALLLVAGVAGGFVYLNDETDHLEGLTNDLRDDQSFDEAEVERIFHEEINQVRTEHGADSLAYDDDLAIIASKHSKDMDTRDYFDHVDPNGQDVMDRYRDYGYQCGAGGENIAQTFVHERVRASYKGSTVRITDEEELAKHLVKEWMNSPGHRENILRTEWHQQGLGLHISDDGEVYATQNFC